AGCGTGATCGACCTTGCGGCGAAGCGTGTGGTTGCGACCATCGACCTGGGCGCCAACCGCCTGCCGCACGGGGTCGCGTGGCTGCCGGACGGGCGCCGCGCGGTGGTGACGGCGGAGATGGACCGCGCGGTCGTGCTGGTGGACGTGGACTCGGGGCGCGTGGCGGCCGCCATCCCCACCGGCCACGACGGCTCGCACATGCTGGCCGTGCAGGCGGACGGGCGCCGCGTGTACACCGTGAACGGCGGCGACGGCACCGCCACGGCAATCGACCTGGAGCGGCGCGTGGTCGCGGGCACGGGCACGGCCGGCGAGGGCGCGGAGGGCGTCGCGCTGTCGCCGGACGGGCGCGAGCTGTGGGTGGGCAACCGCGACGACAACACGGTGACGGTGATCGACACGCGTACGATGACGGCGGTCGCCACGCTGCCGTCCGCGCGGACGCCGTTCCGCGTCGCGTTCACGCCGGACGGGCGGCGCGCAGTGGTGGCCAACCCCGCTTCCGGCGAGCTGCGCGTGTTCGACGCGGCGGCACGCCGGCTGGAGCGTGCGATCGTGACCGGCGTGCGCGGCAGGCGCGGGTCGCCGCTGGGCATCGCCGTCTCGCGCGACGGGGCGTACGTATTCGCCACGCACGGGACGCTCTCCGCCGTGACCGTCGCGTCGCTGGCCACCGGCGAGGCGGTAGCCAGCTACTCGACAGGCTCCGGGCCGGACGGCATCGCCTTCTCTCCGCTGGTCATCCCTGAGCGCGCGGGCCGGACGGCGTGCCCGAGCGAATCCCCATCTCGATGCAGCCGCGGGCCTTGCAGTTCTGGCCGAAGCAGAATCTCAGGAGAAGCGGAACACGGCTGGTCCGCACGGTTAAGACTTGCGGTGCCTGTCGCCTCGGTGGCGGCGGCTGACCGGATTGGCGCGTATCTGGCGTCGGGTGGCGAGTTTCTTGACAACTTCGCCCGCTCGTCCTAACTCATCCGCTGGGGCACGGGCGCTCCCCGGGCATGGGCCGGCTTCACCGCCGCGCCGCCGCCCGGCCCGACACGCAACGTATGCCCGCCGTTCCCGCCGGCGGGTTTTCTGTCTATCTCCCGAGGATTCGCACTATGAGCGCGGCGGCTATTTTCGTTGATGGCGGTTATTTCGACCGGGTTTCGCGCGACTGCGGCTCGCCGCGGATCGACTTCGGCAAGCTGGCGTCCGAGCTGTCCAAGCCGAACGACCTGCTGCGGACCTACTACTATCACTGCCTTCCGTACCAGAGCCCGGTTCCCACGCCCGAGGAGATCGAGCGGCACACGGGCAAGCAGCGCTTCTTCAGCGCGCTCAACCGCCTGAACCGCTTCGAGGTGCGCGAGGGCAAGCTGGAGTTCCGCGGGGTCGACAAGGACACGATGAAGCCCATCTTCGAGCAGAAGCGGGTGGACATCTACCTGGGCGTGGACCTGGTGCTGCTGGCGGTGAAGCAGCGCATCTCCCGTGCGATCCTGATCACGGGCGACAGCGACTTCCTGCCCGCCGTGCGCGCCGCCAAGAACGAGGGCGTGCTGATCCACCTGTATCACGGCGCCGGCCCGCAGCAGCCCCACCGCGACCTGTGGGAAGAGGCCGACGAACGCACCGTCATCACCCCGGACCTGCTCAACCACTTCCTGCTGCTCTGAGCCGCATCCACCTCGACCGGACGACCGGCGGAGGTGGTTCGATAGATGAAGATCGGTAGATGCGAAGCGGGGCACGCGCACAGACTGCGCGTGCCCTGCTTTTCGTCGTGCGCCGAGGTTACTGCGGGACTTCCGCGCGATTCCCGGACGACATGGAGACGGCTTCGCATCTCCCGCCTACGATGCGGGTCTGCGGCGGCGTGCGGAACTCGCAGGTGGACATGACGCCGTTGGCGCGGTTGTACGCCTCGTCGGCGGCGCGCAGGCGGCCGAGCACGCGGAAGAGCGCGACCGTGTCCGTGCGCGCGGCGCAGTACACGACGTACGTGCGCGGCCCGCCGCACGCGCGCAGGCC
This Longimicrobiaceae bacterium DNA region includes the following protein-coding sequences:
- a CDS encoding cytochrome D1 domain-containing protein, encoding MNGFASPVLSLLAAAVLGIAAASRATRSPAADEPSTPASVDAAQGGPSGTLVVLNKDESTAWLIDAATGEARAKLATGAHPHEVAVSPDGRRALVANYGLRSTPGHTLSVIDLAAKRVVATIDLGANRLPHGVAWLPDGRRAVVTAEMDRAVVLVDVDSGRVAAAIPTGHDGSHMLAVQADGRRVYTVNGGDGTATAIDLERRVVAGTGTAGEGAEGVALSPDGRELWVGNRDDNTVTVIDTRTMTAVATLPSARTPFRVAFTPDGRRAVVANPASGELRVFDAAARRLERAIVTGVRGRRGSPLGIAVSRDGAYVFATHGTLSAVTVASLATGEAVASYSTGSGPDGIAFSPLVIPERAGRTACPSESPSRCSRGPCSSGRSRISGEAEHGWSARLRLAVPVASVAAADRIGAYLASGGEFLDNFARSS
- a CDS encoding NYN domain-containing protein produces the protein MSAAAIFVDGGYFDRVSRDCGSPRIDFGKLASELSKPNDLLRTYYYHCLPYQSPVPTPEEIERHTGKQRFFSALNRLNRFEVREGKLEFRGVDKDTMKPIFEQKRVDIYLGVDLVLLAVKQRISRAILITGDSDFLPAVRAAKNEGVLIHLYHGAGPQQPHRDLWEEADERTVITPDLLNHFLLL